In Palaeococcus ferrophilus DSM 13482, the genomic window GTCCATCTTTTCGAGCACCCTTCTCGTGAGCTTGAGGCGGGCCTCGAGGGGCTGGTAGGGGTCGCTCACCGTGGACATCACCACCTCCCCCCTAACGTGCCTCGCCGCCAGCTCGGGAGCGTTTCTCTTGACCTCCACCCACTCCCCCCACTCACCGTAGGGCTTCCACCGGCAGAGAAAGCGCGCGTAGCAGTATTTGCAGGCGAAGGCGCACCCAACGTACTGGTTTACCACCCAGTCCACGCCCGGGATTTTGGAGCGGGTGTAGAGCGTTTTCGCATCCCTCTCGATGACGCGCACCATGATCTCATGTCGGAAACGCTTTTATTAAAGGCTTCCTACTTTCGGCCATGAAGTGGCTCCCCCCGATAATCATCCTCCTGCTCCTCCTTCCATCCGCTACCGCCTCAACCGTCGTGCTCAGCTCGGACCAGGACGAGGGGATAGCGCGCTATCTGGCGAACCATTTGAACGCGACCCTCGTGGTTATCCCCTGGGGAAGCGAGGACGAGAGGTACCTTGAGGAGATCAGGGTTTTAAACCCCGACGAGCTCATAATCGTCGGGGGTCCCTACGCCGTTCCGCCGCTCTTTGAGGTCGGGAACTTCAAACGCTACGGCGGGAAGGACAGGGTCGAGACGGCTAAGATAATCCTCCGCGACTTCTTCAACCTCGACAATCCGGAAACTATAGTTCTCTACCCCTCCCGTGAGGAGGTGAAGGAGTTCACAGGGAAGGGAGGGGAATGGGAGCTCGTCCCCGCAAACACGAGCGTCGCGCTGAGATGGGCCCCCCTGATCGAGAACGAGCTTCCCGCGGGGGAGGGGGAGAGAAGGGTCTTCATCGGCAACGTCGAGAACAACCCCGCGATGAACGCCATGTGGCCGGGGGAACTGCCGGAAGTGTACTCCCTCTACCCCTCCATAATCGTGGCCAACGGTACGCTGTTCATAACCGGAACCGACCAGAACCTTCCCCTCATCGGTCGCTACTTCGAGGGGAATACTCGCTTCGAGAGGACCGATTTAGTCGTCTTCCTTTCCCTTCTGGCTTTTCTCACCCTCGTATCGCTTCCCTTCGTAAACGACCGCAGGTGGCTTGGAGCCTCGTTCCTCGTGGTGACCCTCTTCGTCCTCTACAACATCCACGCCTTCAGGCTTGCCTGGGATACGCTCTTCGTTTACATGGATGGGGCGCTCTCCCTCCTCAGTTCCGGGACCTACGAGACCGTTGTCGGAAGCAGGGGCTTCCCGGGCCTGAGCTACGCCCTCCTCGTTGCTTTCAAGCTCTTCGGGGTTAGGATAGAGGCCGCGGTTCTCTACCAAATCCTCCTCCTCTTCATCACCGCCCTCGCCCTGCACCTGCACTTCAAGAGGGGCCCGCTCTCCACGATGGCGCTCCTGTTGTTCCTTGCCCTCCCGCTGTTCAGAGAGTACGTCCTGACGGTTTCGACGGAGCTCACGTTCATAGCGCTCCTCCTCCTTTCGCTTGCCCTTCTCCGGCGCCTTCCTTTAGTGGCATCGCTCCCGAGTGCCCTCGCCTCAATAGTTAGGGCCCAGGCACTCCTACTTCCGGTGGTCGCGCTGATGAGGCGGGAGCGGAAGGTGCTCTTCTACTCCGCCCTCTCCCTCGCCCTCTACGCCCTCCTCTACTCCCTCGCCGGAAACGGTTTTGAGGGCTACGTTGTCGAAATCTCGGCCAAAGGGCTTACCGCTCAAACGGTGCTCTCGAACCTCTCCTTCTACCTGCCGTCCATCGTGAAGTACATTCCCATCCCCGCGGTCCTCCTAATGTACTTCTCACTCAGAGGAGAGCTCAAACCGGGAGAAACACTCGTGCTTGGGGTTGTCTACCTCCTCCTTCCCCTCCTGTGGGTCGCCCAGGATGAGCGCTACCTTCTTCCGGGCCTTCTCCTCCTGCTCCTCGCCGCTCTGGAGC contains:
- a CDS encoding cell wall-binding repeat-containing protein, with product MKWLPPIIILLLLLPSATASTVVLSSDQDEGIARYLANHLNATLVVIPWGSEDERYLEEIRVLNPDELIIVGGPYAVPPLFEVGNFKRYGGKDRVETAKIILRDFFNLDNPETIVLYPSREEVKEFTGKGGEWELVPANTSVALRWAPLIENELPAGEGERRVFIGNVENNPAMNAMWPGELPEVYSLYPSIIVANGTLFITGTDQNLPLIGRYFEGNTRFERTDLVVFLSLLAFLTLVSLPFVNDRRWLGASFLVVTLFVLYNIHAFRLAWDTLFVYMDGALSLLSSGTYETVVGSRGFPGLSYALLVAFKLFGVRIEAAVLYQILLLFITALALHLHFKRGPLSTMALLLFLALPLFREYVLTVSTELTFIALLLLSLALLRRLPLVASLPSALASIVRAQALLLPVVALMRRERKVLFYSALSLALYALLYSLAGNGFEGYVVEISAKGLTAQTVLSNLSFYLPSIVKYIPIPAVLLMYFSLRGELKPGETLVLGVVYLLLPLLWVAQDERYLLPGLLLLLLAALEPLDRTEKPVEG